In a genomic window of Pseudomonadota bacterium:
- a CDS encoding ABC transporter permease: MIVHTSRLALPPVPDRTRRSGTALLPALARLATVAAGLVLMWQAIVLATGAPHYILPGPLGVGRALVESRELILFHAALTLSEVMLGLALGAACGAAAAIALAYFRPARRWLLPVLVASQAIPVFAVAPLLVLWLGYGMASKVAMAALIIFFPVTTAFFDGLRRTDPAWLDTALTLGAGRATLLWRVRVPAALPGFASGLRIAVAVAPIGAVVGEWVGSSAGLGFLMLHANARVQIELMFAALLVLMAIGVALYLAADALLRRLVFWQADAPPAED; encoded by the coding sequence ATGATCGTCCACACCAGCAGGCTCGCACTGCCGCCGGTCCCTGACCGAACGAGGCGGAGCGGCACGGCGTTGTTGCCGGCGCTTGCCCGTCTGGCCACGGTCGCGGCCGGCCTGGTTCTCATGTGGCAGGCGATCGTGCTCGCCACCGGCGCCCCGCACTACATCCTGCCCGGTCCCCTCGGCGTCGGCCGCGCCTTGGTCGAAAGCCGGGAGCTCATCCTCTTTCATGCCGCATTGACGCTGAGCGAGGTCATGCTCGGGCTTGCCCTCGGCGCCGCTTGCGGGGCGGCGGCCGCCATCGCGCTTGCCTATTTTCGGCCGGCGCGCCGCTGGTTGCTGCCGGTCCTGGTGGCGAGCCAGGCAATCCCGGTTTTCGCGGTAGCCCCCCTCCTCGTGCTCTGGCTCGGCTACGGCATGGCCTCCAAGGTGGCGATGGCGGCCCTCATCATCTTCTTTCCGGTGACCACTGCGTTCTTCGACGGACTGCGCCGGACCGATCCTGCTTGGCTCGACACCGCGCTGACGCTGGGCGCCGGGCGCGCCACACTCCTTTGGCGCGTACGCGTGCCGGCGGCCCTGCCCGGCTTCGCCTCGGGCCTCCGGATCGCCGTCGCCGTGGCGCCGATCGGCGCGGTCGTCGGCGAGTGGGTCGGCTCCAGCGCCGGCCTGGGATTTCTCATGCTGCATGCCAATGCGCGCGTGCAGATCGAGCTCATGTTCGCCGCCCTCCTGGTCCTGATGGCGATCGGAGTGGCGCTCTATCTCGCAGCCGATGCGCTGCTTCGTCGCTTGGTGTTTTGGCAGGCGGATGCGCCGCCGGCCGAGGATTAG
- a CDS encoding acetoin utilization protein AcuC produces the protein MRRPLLIGNEMYRHSVYGPKHPLAIPRVSTTLDLIRAMGWFDSERYVESRPATPAELGRFHAPDYIAALVRAEIEGEVDAETRERYNIGRNGNPVFPEIFRRPATACGATLKAVELLAEGGIVYSPAGGTHHGRADRASGFCYFNDPVLGILKMLDRGIARILYVDLDAHHGDGVEDAFAEDDRVLTISVHEAGRWPNTGRAEERRGGMARNLPVPPGFNDSELAYIVERALLPLGRSFRPDALLIQAGADALADDPQSRLMLSNRALWAAVGDLAGLAPRLLVLGGGGYNPWSVARCWTGIWATLNGHATESALTPEAEAVLGSLRWNHSLGRSPPSHWLTTLADAPRPGPVRLEIVGIVEEVMRT, from the coding sequence ATGCGGCGCCCGCTTCTCATCGGCAACGAGATGTACCGGCATTCCGTCTATGGGCCGAAGCATCCCCTGGCGATTCCCCGGGTCTCCACCACCCTCGACCTCATCCGGGCCATGGGCTGGTTCGATTCGGAGCGCTATGTCGAGAGCCGGCCCGCCACCCCGGCGGAGCTCGGCCGCTTCCACGCGCCCGACTACATCGCCGCCCTCGTGCGGGCCGAGATCGAGGGCGAGGTCGATGCCGAGACGCGAGAGCGCTACAACATCGGGCGGAACGGCAATCCGGTCTTCCCGGAGATCTTCCGTCGCCCCGCCACCGCCTGCGGGGCGACGCTCAAGGCGGTCGAGCTCCTGGCCGAGGGCGGCATCGTCTATAGCCCGGCCGGCGGCACGCACCATGGCCGCGCCGATCGGGCGAGCGGGTTCTGCTATTTCAATGATCCGGTTTTGGGCATCCTCAAAATGCTCGACCGCGGCATTGCCCGGATCCTGTATGTGGATCTCGATGCGCACCATGGCGACGGCGTGGAAGATGCCTTCGCCGAAGACGACCGCGTGCTGACCATATCCGTGCACGAGGCCGGCCGCTGGCCGAATACCGGGAGGGCGGAGGAGCGCCGGGGCGGCATGGCCCGCAATCTGCCGGTGCCGCCCGGCTTCAACGACAGCGAGCTCGCTTACATCGTCGAGCGGGCGCTGTTGCCGCTCGGCCGAAGCTTTCGCCCCGATGCCCTGCTGATCCAGGCCGGCGCCGACGCGCTTGCCGACGATCCGCAAAGCCGCCTCATGCTCTCCAACCGCGCCCTCTGGGCGGCGGTCGGCGATCTCGCCGGTCTGGCCCCGCGGCTGTTGGTTCTGGGCGGCGGCGGCTACAATCCGTGGTCGGTGGCGCGATGCTGGACCGGGATCTGGGCGACGCTCAACGGCCATGCGACGGAAAGCGCGTTGACGCCCGAGGCCGAAGCGGTGCTGGGCTCGCTCAGGTGGAACCATAGCCTCGGGCGCTCACCGCCCAGCCATTGGTTGACGACGCTTGCCGACGCGCCCAGACCCGGTCCCGTCCGCCTGGAGATCGTCGGCATCGTCGAGGAGGTCATGCGGACATGA
- a CDS encoding DUF192 domain-containing protein, with protein sequence MMRWVALIVMFVALPTAAQRPLNYEKDTAVIETATGQRHTVNVELAVTPDQMAQGLMYRRQLAPDAGMLFIYPAPEPAAFWMKNTLIPLDMLFIAADGRILNIAERTIPLSETPVPAAGPVKAVLELNGGTTARLGIKSGDRVRHKSLP encoded by the coding sequence ATGATGCGGTGGGTGGCGCTAATCGTGATGTTCGTGGCGCTGCCAACGGCGGCGCAGCGTCCTCTCAACTATGAGAAGGACACGGCGGTGATCGAAACCGCCACGGGGCAGCGCCACACCGTCAACGTCGAGCTTGCGGTCACGCCGGACCAGATGGCTCAAGGGCTGATGTACCGCCGGCAGCTGGCGCCCGATGCCGGCATGCTCTTCATCTACCCTGCGCCCGAGCCGGCGGCCTTTTGGATGAAGAACACGCTGATCCCCCTCGACATGCTGTTCATCGCCGCCGACGGGCGCATCCTCAACATCGCCGAGCGCACGATCCCCCTATCGGAGACCCCGGTTCCCGCCGCCGGCCCGGTCAAGGCGGTGCTCGAGCTCAACGGCGGCACCACCGCCCGGCTCGGAATCAAGTCAGGCGACCGGGTCCGCCATAAGAGCTTGCCCTAG
- a CDS encoding patatin-like phospholipase family protein — MAGGEPYALSDVLRAEFGAIWPNSAPVRQLDQTFRELPAQPDPDELERARRRAAYTAAHALEPVGLALSGGGIRSASFALGVIQALAEGDLLRRFHYLSTVSGGGYIGAWLSAWLNWARDSGEVLRGLNPKRGQPDKEPLPIRHLRAYSSYLTPKMGILSTDLWTAVTIVTRNLLLNWLILIPALLLPIIAVKIVAAIAHTAEFKFWWPWYGAAIAMLGLVLTGMSFRYKLVKLYAGEHPKVSSSAEQMQFLKWSVVPAIGAGAIFAWLANNRMTPADALVSPAAGLGMVTDPRYVSYWQLPLMIAVALAVYAATIASAKREKDRERTKDYVAWGASAIVSGTLIWLGVHLCAGLAPTAADKPVAQIILVILGMPWFFVSLLMGHMAYVMLRSYSHDGDFEREWLGRAGAWYIIAALVWLVVSSLVLCASWLYDAVEYLGGQVPGLLPSLGAASGFVTALLGKSSLTSGRGQTSSWTGTAMNVGLAVAGPLFAAIVLILLSMGFDLIALDTRFQDSAFFNDDGSNVLYQSNWRWTLGTFVSAIAVMIGASMFVNVNRFSLHALYRNRLIRAFLGGPHGIARQADRFTGFDNKDNLQVKDLWPNADSPDKRVGTDWRPFHIVNIALNLAASPKLAWQHRKAESFTVTPLHCGTANLGYRPTETYGHPKAGISLGTAMAISGAAVSPNMGYHSSPSIAFLLTMLNVRLGWWLGNPGKAGGAPFSEQGEEKPATARETMAREKRREKEPYRQEAPRMTLYPLLAELFGMTNEDSSYVYLSDGGHFENLGLYELVRRRCRWIVVCDAGQDGARHFEDLGNAVRKIWIDLGVRITFEGSDLLAATDKTPPAQVPYCIRGNIKYLSDPDTPLGHILYIKPTVQGTEGAADVIAYERAHVDFPNQSTADQWFDEPQLESYRSLGYFIASTIIEDTATRKAKTRGTLLPSDLCT, encoded by the coding sequence ATGGCCGGGGGCGAACCTTATGCGTTGTCCGATGTGCTGCGGGCGGAATTCGGCGCAATCTGGCCTAACAGCGCTCCGGTCCGGCAACTCGACCAAACGTTTAGGGAGCTACCAGCCCAACCCGATCCGGACGAGCTGGAACGCGCCCGCCGACGAGCGGCCTATACGGCGGCGCATGCGCTGGAGCCGGTGGGTCTGGCGCTGTCCGGTGGCGGGATCCGCAGCGCTTCCTTCGCGCTTGGCGTCATCCAGGCGCTCGCCGAGGGCGATCTGCTCCGTCGCTTCCACTATCTCTCGACGGTCTCCGGCGGTGGCTATATCGGCGCCTGGCTGTCGGCTTGGCTGAACTGGGCCAGGGATTCCGGCGAGGTGCTACGAGGGCTCAATCCGAAACGTGGCCAGCCGGACAAGGAGCCGCTCCCGATCCGTCATCTGCGTGCCTACAGCTCCTATCTCACACCCAAGATGGGGATCCTCTCGACCGACCTTTGGACGGCGGTCACCATCGTCACCCGCAATCTGCTGCTCAATTGGCTCATCCTCATCCCCGCCCTGCTCCTCCCCATCATCGCGGTCAAGATCGTCGCCGCCATCGCGCACACGGCGGAATTCAAATTTTGGTGGCCCTGGTACGGCGCAGCCATTGCCATGCTTGGTCTCGTCCTGACCGGGATGAGCTTCCGCTACAAGCTGGTGAAGCTTTACGCCGGCGAACACCCGAAGGTGTCTTCTTCGGCCGAGCAGATGCAATTCCTAAAGTGGAGCGTCGTTCCAGCGATCGGAGCGGGGGCAATTTTCGCATGGCTGGCCAACAACAGAATGACGCCTGCAGACGCTCTGGTCTCCCCTGCTGCAGGGCTGGGAATGGTCACAGATCCCCGCTATGTCAGCTACTGGCAGCTGCCGCTCATGATCGCCGTCGCATTGGCCGTCTACGCCGCAACGATTGCCAGCGCGAAGCGAGAAAAGGACCGGGAACGGACGAAGGACTACGTCGCCTGGGGCGCCAGCGCGATCGTGTCGGGCACATTGATTTGGCTGGGCGTGCATCTTTGCGCGGGGCTCGCGCCCACCGCTGCCGACAAGCCGGTGGCACAAATCATACTCGTGATCCTCGGCATGCCCTGGTTCTTCGTGTCCCTCCTCATGGGCCACATGGCCTATGTCATGTTGCGGAGCTACAGCCACGATGGCGATTTCGAGCGCGAATGGCTAGGCCGTGCCGGCGCCTGGTACATCATCGCCGCTCTCGTCTGGCTCGTGGTCTCGAGTCTCGTTCTATGCGCCTCTTGGCTCTACGACGCCGTCGAGTACCTCGGCGGTCAGGTGCCGGGATTGCTTCCGAGCCTCGGTGCCGCCTCCGGGTTCGTAACAGCGCTGCTGGGAAAGAGCAGCCTGACGTCCGGCCGAGGCCAGACCTCGAGCTGGACAGGCACTGCCATGAACGTCGGCTTGGCGGTGGCCGGGCCGCTCTTTGCGGCGATCGTGTTGATTCTGCTTTCGATGGGATTCGACCTCATCGCCTTGGACACGCGCTTTCAGGACAGTGCCTTCTTCAACGACGATGGCAGCAACGTCCTCTATCAATCGAATTGGCGCTGGACACTAGGTACTTTTGTGTCGGCAATCGCAGTAATGATCGGCGCGTCCATGTTCGTGAACGTCAACCGCTTCTCCCTACACGCCCTCTACCGCAACCGGCTCATCCGCGCCTTTCTCGGTGGGCCGCATGGCATTGCGCGCCAAGCGGACCGCTTCACTGGATTCGACAACAAGGACAACCTGCAGGTCAAAGATCTTTGGCCGAACGCAGACTCCCCAGACAAGCGCGTTGGTACGGATTGGCGGCCCTTCCACATCGTGAACATCGCCCTCAATCTCGCCGCCAGTCCTAAGCTCGCTTGGCAGCATCGCAAGGCAGAATCCTTCACCGTGACGCCTCTCCATTGCGGCACGGCCAATCTCGGCTACCGCCCGACCGAGACCTACGGCCACCCGAAGGCCGGAATATCGCTCGGCACGGCGATGGCGATCTCGGGAGCCGCGGTCAGCCCGAACATGGGGTATCACTCCTCGCCCTCCATTGCATTTCTGTTGACCATGTTGAACGTGCGCCTGGGCTGGTGGCTCGGCAATCCGGGTAAAGCAGGCGGAGCGCCATTCTCTGAGCAAGGCGAGGAGAAGCCAGCGACTGCACGGGAGACGATGGCGAGGGAGAAGAGAAGAGAGAAAGAGCCATATCGACAAGAAGCGCCCCGGATGACGCTATATCCGCTCCTTGCCGAGCTCTTCGGCATGACCAACGAAGACAGCTCTTACGTCTACCTCTCCGACGGCGGGCATTTCGAGAATCTCGGGCTCTACGAGCTGGTCCGCCGCCGCTGCCGGTGGATCGTCGTCTGCGACGCGGGCCAGGATGGCGCGCGGCATTTCGAAGACCTCGGCAATGCCGTGCGCAAGATCTGGATCGATCTCGGGGTGCGCATCACCTTCGAAGGGTCCGATTTGCTCGCAGCAACCGATAAGACCCCGCCGGCGCAAGTACCATATTGCATTCGGGGCAACATCAAGTACCTCAGCGACCCCGACACCCCGCTCGGCCACATTCTCTACATCAAGCCGACCGTGCAGGGCACCGAAGGTGCGGCCGACGTCATTGCGTACGAGCGCGCGCATGTGGACTTCCCGAACCAATCCACGGCCGATCAATGGTTCGACGAGCCGCAGCTCGAATCCTATCGCTCGCTGGGATATTTCATCGCCAGCACGATCATCGAGGATACGGCGACCCGGAAGGCAAAGACGCGTGGCACGCTTTTACCCTCCGACTTGTGCACCTAG
- a CDS encoding class I SAM-dependent methyltransferase, producing MSSRTIELTQRLYDYLLGASLREPEVLQQLREETASMTGAGMQISPEQGQFMALLVELTGARKTLEIGTFTGYSSLAVARALPPGGKVYACDVSKEYTKVARKYWAKAGVADKVELRLGPAVGTVKALIAEGHAGSFDFAFIDADKENYDAYYEAALTLLKPGGLITIDNVLWNGRVADPAKNDPDTAAIRALNAKLRDDPRVTISMVPIGDGLMLARKRN from the coding sequence ATGTCGAGCCGCACCATCGAGCTGACCCAAAGGCTTTACGACTACCTGCTCGGAGCCTCGCTCAGAGAACCCGAGGTCCTGCAGCAGCTCCGCGAGGAGACCGCCTCGATGACGGGGGCAGGCATGCAGATCTCGCCGGAGCAGGGTCAGTTCATGGCGCTCCTGGTCGAGCTGACCGGCGCTAGGAAGACGCTCGAGATCGGCACCTTCACCGGCTATTCCTCCCTCGCCGTTGCCCGGGCGCTGCCGCCGGGCGGCAAGGTCTATGCCTGCGACGTCAGCAAGGAGTACACCAAGGTTGCGCGCAAATACTGGGCCAAGGCCGGCGTCGCCGACAAGGTGGAGCTGCGGCTGGGGCCGGCCGTCGGCACCGTGAAGGCGCTCATCGCCGAGGGCCATGCCGGCAGCTTCGACTTTGCCTTCATCGACGCCGACAAGGAAAACTACGACGCCTACTACGAAGCAGCGCTGACCTTGCTGAAGCCCGGCGGGCTCATCACCATCGACAATGTGCTGTGGAACGGCCGTGTCGCCGACCCCGCCAAGAACGACCCCGACACCGCGGCGATCCGGGCCCTCAACGCCAAGCTCCGCGACGATCCCAGGGTCACCATCAGCATGGTGCCGATCGGCGACGGGCTCATGCTGGCCAGAAAGCGGAACTAG
- a CDS encoding ETC complex I subunit has protein sequence MSVRIYQPSKTAMQSGRAKTHKWVMEFEPESRRGPEPLMGWTASADTRQQVHLEFDTREEAVAYAEKHGYPYTLVAGHDRRLRPKAYADNFRFDRSKAWTH, from the coding sequence ATGAGCGTTCGTATCTACCAGCCGAGCAAGACGGCGATGCAGTCCGGTCGGGCCAAGACCCACAAATGGGTCATGGAATTCGAGCCGGAGAGCCGTAGAGGCCCGGAGCCGCTGATGGGCTGGACTGCGAGCGCCGACACGCGCCAGCAAGTCCACCTTGAATTCGACACGCGCGAGGAGGCGGTCGCCTACGCCGAGAAGCACGGCTATCCCTATACCTTGGTCGCCGGCCATGATCGCCGCCTGCGTCCCAAGGCCTATGCCGACAATTTCCGCTTCGACCGCAGCAAGGCTTGGACGCACTGA
- a CDS encoding filamentous hemagglutinin N-terminal domain-containing protein codes for MTGGCRRLGAVLLAMALACVAPAQAQITLDGSLGRSGGLSGPDYLIGADLGRQVGGNLFHSFGRFNLLTGESATFSGPGSVSNIIGRVTGGSASSIDGTIRSTIPGANLFLVNPAGMMFGPNASLDVQGSFHATTADYLRLADGARFQATNPTASSFTAAPPVAFGFLGPNPAALTVQGSFLAVPSGASLSLVGGPVTIANGLIQAPGGTVNIASARNPGESAVDQAQVVNPVLPDGVVSITTGSTIDVGDVTGILPAGTIRIRGGAITMDASTAQAKNTGSSPAGGIVIESDGSVMLSGGTQILSSSTGGNGGAITIRAGSLILESAVITADTQANGTGGAISVDAGTVMLRDGGQIRANTSGTGNGGTVLVRAKQLTIDGQDALILTNAFDQGNAGDVTIEASTVTVRGGGAIGSVTLDLGANFQGNAGNVTLKADQLTILDGGSIVSNTTGGSGNAGAVNVHASQVTIDGTNANGGFTGISSNSQPGGGSGNAGAITLEADAVSIRASGEITSSTFTFGNSGSVMVRAGQLTIDGANQTPHLFTGIATDARSSSSGNAGRITVDAGKLTLLNNGIITSGTFSSGNAGSVAVRADRLTIDGAHGIVNLTTGIISEAAASASGNAGQVTIDAGELNLLGNGAISGGTFGSGNGGAVTVRARQLTIDGTNGDPRFLTGIASQTEPASSGNAGQVTVEANAVRLIGGGRISSSALGRGRGGDVVIRVQGEMDASGSDAGGRGSGVSVRSTGQGDAGTISVQADKVVLQNGGGIFATAAQAGGGNVDLRLGHLLFIDHGTISTSVSGISGNGGNVTIDPQAIVLRASTIRANAVGGNGGNLRLASDVFLADPSSLLSASSTLGISGTIVVSAPHVDVTSAIAIKAPDFFDAASLISEGCSGRSGSPRSSLIVSGRGGLPADAETSLSAFYRGHEATSAAGQATGRNGMIAEVSTSPPNGSAVRSLVACGSAAVNTLR; via the coding sequence ATGACGGGCGGCTGCCGGCGCTTGGGCGCGGTCCTTCTCGCCATGGCGCTCGCATGTGTGGCTCCGGCCCAAGCGCAAATCACGCTCGACGGCTCGCTCGGCCGGTCTGGTGGGCTCAGCGGGCCCGATTATCTCATTGGCGCCGATCTCGGCCGCCAGGTCGGCGGCAATCTCTTTCACAGCTTCGGCCGGTTCAATCTACTGACCGGCGAGAGCGCCACCTTCTCCGGGCCGGGCAGTGTCAGCAACATCATCGGACGGGTGACCGGCGGCAGCGCGTCCTCGATCGATGGCACTATCCGCTCGACGATCCCTGGCGCCAATCTGTTTCTGGTGAACCCGGCCGGCATGATGTTCGGGCCGAATGCGAGCCTGGACGTGCAGGGATCGTTCCATGCAACGACCGCCGATTATCTCCGCTTGGCCGATGGCGCGCGCTTTCAGGCAACCAACCCCACAGCCAGCAGTTTCACCGCGGCACCGCCGGTGGCCTTCGGCTTTCTCGGCCCCAACCCGGCCGCGCTCACCGTCCAGGGCAGTTTTCTCGCGGTGCCGTCGGGCGCGAGTCTCAGCCTGGTCGGCGGGCCCGTCACCATTGCCAACGGCCTTATCCAGGCGCCGGGAGGCACGGTCAACATTGCGAGCGCCCGCAACCCAGGCGAGAGCGCCGTCGATCAGGCCCAAGTCGTCAATCCGGTCCTGCCCGATGGCGTCGTTTCGATCACGACCGGCTCCACGATCGATGTCGGGGATGTGACCGGCATACTCCCTGCCGGCACCATCCGTATCCGCGGCGGCGCCATCACGATGGATGCCAGCACCGCGCAAGCAAAGAACACCGGCTCGAGCCCCGCGGGCGGTATCGTCATCGAGTCCGACGGGTCGGTCATGCTGAGCGGAGGAACGCAGATCCTCTCGAGCTCCACCGGCGGCAATGGTGGGGCGATCACCATCCGCGCCGGCAGCCTCATTCTCGAGAGCGCCGTGATCACCGCCGATACCCAGGCGAATGGGACCGGCGGGGCGATTTCAGTGGATGCCGGCACGGTGATGCTGCGCGACGGCGGCCAGATCCGCGCCAATACCAGCGGGACCGGAAATGGCGGGACCGTCCTCGTCCGGGCAAAGCAGCTCACCATCGATGGTCAAGACGCGCTCATCCTGACCAATGCGTTTGACCAAGGTAACGCGGGCGACGTCACGATCGAAGCCAGCACTGTGACCGTGCGCGGGGGAGGCGCCATCGGCAGCGTGACGCTCGACCTTGGAGCCAACTTCCAAGGAAATGCGGGGAATGTCACGCTCAAGGCCGATCAGCTGACGATCCTGGACGGTGGAAGCATCGTAAGCAATACGACGGGCGGCAGCGGCAATGCCGGCGCCGTGAATGTCCATGCAAGCCAAGTGACGATCGATGGCACGAACGCCAACGGAGGATTCACCGGGATCAGCTCCAATTCCCAGCCGGGCGGCGGAAGCGGCAACGCCGGCGCAATCACCCTCGAAGCCGATGCCGTGAGCATTCGCGCAAGCGGAGAGATCACCAGCTCGACATTCACATTTGGAAATTCCGGCTCGGTGATGGTCCGGGCGGGGCAACTGACGATCGACGGCGCCAATCAAACCCCGCATCTCTTCACCGGGATAGCCACCGATGCGCGCAGCTCGTCCAGCGGCAACGCCGGACGAATTACCGTCGATGCCGGTAAGTTGACGCTGCTGAACAATGGCATCATCACCAGCGGAACCTTCAGCTCGGGCAATGCCGGTTCCGTGGCGGTTCGAGCCGACCGGTTGACGATCGATGGCGCGCACGGGATTGTGAATTTGACGACCGGCATCATCTCCGAGGCGGCCGCCTCGGCCAGCGGCAATGCCGGCCAGGTCACCATCGATGCCGGCGAGTTGAATCTGCTCGGCAACGGTGCGATCTCCGGCGGTACGTTCGGCTCGGGCAACGGCGGCGCGGTGACGGTCCGCGCAAGGCAGCTGACGATTGATGGCACCAACGGAGACCCGAGGTTCTTGACTGGAATAGCCTCGCAGACGGAACCCGCTTCGAGTGGCAATGCCGGCCAAGTCACCGTCGAGGCGAACGCTGTGCGGCTGATCGGCGGCGGCCGGATCAGCAGCAGCGCACTCGGACGCGGCCGAGGCGGCGACGTGGTGATCCGTGTACAGGGCGAGATGGATGCCAGCGGCTCCGATGCGGGCGGGCGCGGCTCGGGAGTCTCCGTTCGCTCGACCGGTCAAGGCGATGCCGGAACCATCTCGGTCCAGGCCGATAAGGTGGTGCTGCAGAATGGCGGCGGGATTTTCGCCACCGCCGCCCAGGCCGGCGGCGGCAACGTCGATTTGCGTCTCGGTCATCTGCTTTTCATCGACCACGGAACCATATCGACGAGCGTCAGCGGCATCTCCGGCAATGGCGGCAACGTTACCATCGATCCGCAGGCGATCGTGCTCCGCGCCAGCACGATTCGGGCGAACGCCGTCGGCGGCAATGGCGGCAATCTCAGGCTTGCTTCGGACGTGTTTCTGGCCGATCCGTCAAGCCTGCTTTCGGCGTCGTCGACGCTCGGCATCTCGGGCACGATCGTCGTCTCGGCGCCGCATGTGGACGTGACGAGCGCGATCGCGATCAAGGCACCGGATTTTTTCGATGCCGCGTCACTCATCAGCGAAGGCTGCAGCGGCCGGTCCGGTAGCCCGCGCTCGAGCCTCATTGTCTCCGGCCGCGGCGGCCTTCCCGCCGACGCCGAGACGAGCCTCAGCGCCTTCTATCGCGGCCATGAGGCGACCTCGGCAGCGGGTCAGGCCACCGGACGAAACGGCATGATCGCCGAGGTTTCGACATCGCCTCCGAACGGGTCGGCGGTTAGAAGCTTGGTGGCGTGTGGCTCGGCTGCCGTGAATACGCTGCGGTGA
- a CDS encoding DUF4102 domain-containing protein yields MPIVKLTKKVVDAVVEEPRRGKQPLLLWDKEVKGFGLLVTPAGTRSYIPQYRIGGRGTPTKRVTIGRHGSPWTPENAWRRL; encoded by the coding sequence ATGCCGATCGTCAAGCTCACCAAAAAGGTCGTCGACGCGGTCGTTGAGGAGCCTCGCCGCGGCAAGCAGCCGCTCCTCCTCTGGGACAAGGAGGTGAAGGGCTTCGGGCTGCTGGTGACGCCGGCGGGGACCAGGAGCTACATCCCGCAGTACCGCATCGGCGGGCGGGGCACGCCCACCAAGCGGGTCACCATCGGCCGCCACGGCTCGCCCTGGACGCCTGAGAACGCCTGGCGTCGGCTATGA
- a CDS encoding response regulator, with protein MGRRVHTDMREYDYAKLQALVIDDDPFFLRLLTQMLEQIGLGRVNQAREGSQGLAEFDLMLPDVVFCDIHMQPIDGMAFLGSVRQMSDPMLAATPIVFVTADATLGAGGAARKYSANGYLVKPFSQVQLKNRLDAIIARSPELSRLLSISPAGVGS; from the coding sequence ATGGGGCGGCGGGTTCATACCGATATGCGCGAATATGACTATGCCAAGCTCCAAGCCCTGGTCATCGACGATGACCCCTTCTTCCTGCGGCTCCTCACCCAGATGCTGGAGCAGATCGGCCTTGGCAGGGTGAACCAGGCAAGAGAAGGCTCCCAGGGCCTGGCCGAGTTCGACCTCATGCTGCCGGACGTGGTCTTTTGCGACATCCATATGCAGCCCATCGACGGAATGGCGTTTCTTGGGTCCGTACGGCAGATGTCGGACCCGATGCTGGCGGCCACGCCCATCGTGTTCGTCACCGCCGACGCCACGCTCGGCGCCGGCGGCGCGGCCCGCAAGTATTCGGCCAACGGCTATCTGGTGAAGCCGTTCTCTCAGGTGCAGCTCAAGAATCGGCTCGATGCGATCATCGCCCGGAGCCCAGAACTTTCCCGGCTGTTGTCGATTTCACCCGCGGGGGTGGGCTCCTGA
- a CDS encoding DUF1194 domain-containing protein has product MLGRWPVAVLIAALFGAGPSHAQLGPVDLAVVLAMDVSGSIDRERWELQRRATAEIISSKEFADAARRGVHGRIAVAVVQWSTRPKTMIGWTVLATEAEFAALALRIQGMQRASSGATCLADVLNHAGSLLASWSGNAVRRVIDVSGDGQENCQTEALQNDSYTKTARDRAIAAGITINGLPITTAFEPAVAGWYANNVIGGPRSFLIEAKGLDDFARAMRAKLIVEVAATD; this is encoded by the coding sequence ATGCTCGGACGTTGGCCGGTTGCCGTGCTCATCGCAGCGCTCTTCGGCGCGGGCCCGTCTCACGCCCAGTTGGGGCCGGTCGACCTCGCCGTGGTGCTGGCGATGGACGTCTCCGGGTCCATCGACCGGGAGCGGTGGGAGCTGCAGCGCCGGGCGACCGCCGAGATCATCAGCTCGAAGGAGTTCGCCGATGCGGCCCGACGCGGCGTCCATGGACGCATCGCCGTGGCGGTCGTGCAATGGAGCACCCGGCCCAAGACCATGATCGGCTGGACGGTACTGGCGACCGAGGCGGAGTTTGCCGCGCTCGCGCTTCGCATCCAAGGCATGCAACGGGCCTCGAGCGGCGCTACCTGCTTGGCCGACGTCCTCAACCATGCGGGCTCGCTCCTGGCGAGCTGGAGCGGAAATGCGGTGCGTCGGGTAATCGATGTTTCCGGCGACGGCCAGGAGAACTGCCAGACGGAAGCGCTGCAGAACGACTCCTACACGAAGACGGCGCGCGATCGGGCGATCGCCGCCGGCATTACCATCAACGGCCTGCCGATCACCACGGCGTTCGAGCCCGCGGTCGCCGGCTGGTATGCGAATAATGTGATTGGCGGGCCGCGGTCGTTTCTAATCGAAGCGAAGGGGCTCGATGACTTCGCCCGGGCCATGCGCGCGAAGCTCATTGTCGAGGTCGCGGCCACGGACTGA